The following are encoded together in the Thiobacillus sp. SCUT-2 genome:
- a CDS encoding diguanylate cyclase — protein sequence MLRQGLLIFALIITVLFMLLAYQHQRSQSAVRSVEHTRQVIAYINALRTYLLNLDNAVRQFSESQNPAVLDPDLICREASCPSASQLISLVGPDRVQADRLAPLPALQSALETGFGALQQAAAGGDATPPGRELGGFDKSAIEQIHRILIDTEREELNQLEMREAARTRGENLSSALVAGAGLWMGLALFGLYRETVRLIGAGIEAEQTIRQLSLRDPLTGLANRRFLEENERRLLANAKRSGKQLAVLAVDLDDFKAVNDVHGHAAGDAVLLAAARRMQQLLRESDVIARFGGDEFVIVLGQVEGAAAARDVAGRMVDSLCQPIPLDGGATARIGASVGIAMCCATGRETLSDLLAQADAALYDAKREGKHTFREAAAG from the coding sequence GTGCTCCGCCAGGGGCTCCTGATCTTCGCGCTGATCATCACGGTCCTCTTCATGCTGCTCGCCTACCAGCACCAGCGCTCGCAGTCTGCCGTGCGCTCGGTGGAGCACACGCGGCAGGTGATCGCCTACATCAATGCCCTGCGCACCTACCTCCTCAACCTGGACAACGCCGTCCGCCAGTTCTCCGAATCCCAGAATCCCGCCGTGCTCGATCCGGATCTGATCTGCCGCGAGGCGTCGTGCCCCAGCGCCAGCCAGCTGATCAGCCTGGTCGGACCGGACCGCGTCCAGGCCGACCGCCTCGCGCCGCTGCCGGCCCTGCAGTCGGCGCTCGAGACCGGATTCGGCGCGTTGCAGCAGGCCGCGGCCGGGGGCGACGCGACGCCTCCCGGGCGCGAGCTGGGCGGCTTCGACAAATCCGCCATCGAGCAGATCCACCGGATCCTGATCGACACCGAACGCGAGGAACTGAACCAGCTGGAAATGCGCGAGGCGGCGCGGACTCGCGGCGAGAACCTGTCATCCGCGCTGGTCGCCGGCGCCGGCCTGTGGATGGGGCTGGCGCTGTTCGGACTGTACCGCGAAACCGTCCGCCTGATCGGCGCGGGCATCGAGGCCGAGCAGACGATCCGCCAGCTCAGCCTGCGCGACCCGCTGACCGGGCTGGCGAACCGCCGCTTCCTCGAGGAAAATGAGCGGCGCCTGCTGGCGAACGCGAAACGCTCGGGCAAGCAGCTGGCCGTGCTCGCCGTCGACCTCGACGACTTCAAGGCGGTCAACGACGTCCACGGGCATGCCGCGGGCGACGCGGTGCTGCTGGCCGCGGCACGGCGGATGCAGCAGCTGCTGCGCGAATCGGACGTGATCGCGCGCTTCGGCGGCGACGAGTTCGTCATCGTGCTGGGCCAGGTCGAGGGCGCCGCCGCCGCACGCGACGTCGCCGGCCGCATGGTGGACAGCCTGTGCCAGCCGATCCCGCTCGACGGCGGCGCGACCGCCCGCATCGGGGCATCGGTCGGGATCGCGATGTGCTGCGCCACCGGCCGCGAGACGCTGAGCGACCTCCTGGCCCAGGCCGACGCCGCCCTCTACGACGCCAAGCGCGAAGGCAAGCACACCTTCCGCGAAGCCGCCGCCGGGTAG
- a CDS encoding nitric oxide reductase activation protein NorD — MTETAYQHPLMAAYWRQLDTRFAEVEEVFEDVMTEALSVLTLDGVDAYLEAGRVIGKLGRGVEPMLAFLEEWPSAARAVGEAALPAVMAFVMRMQKSPNGRAIAPFLQTLAPVAKRLQAAEQLQRYLDVALDFMERTTGSIHGHHTTFPSPGLPEFFAQAPNLLAQLTLAGLKNWVEYGIRNYATHPERQQDYFSLQSADARAVLQRERHGTLLVDVERKLDLYLRGLWRDHDHLVPYSTAFDELRKPVPYYDRLGIRLPDVYDDLILPAAVPPSPASGRGAGGEGASVGAPSPGPSGHLLPRAGEGAVVISGLDRYRAALAHMVGHRRWSEAQIADNWSPFQRMAVEFFEDCRVETLLMREYPGLRRIFLALHPRPVEDACDPGTTSCLRHRLAMLSRALLDPDHGYADADLNDFVARFHALMKGGEASTGEVASLALSYVARTRRPSDQFAKVHFDATVVDYRDDNRQLWKFIEAGDEEEAFDQKRKIEPGEEIRGLPPRHYPEWDYASQTYRPDWASVYEALHPAGNAADIDRLLAKHGALAKRLKKMLDLLKPQDKVRVRYQEEGSELDLDVAIRSLIDFRGGATPDPRINMSHKTSGRDIAVMLLLDLSESLNEKAAGSDQTILELSQEAVSLLAWSIEQLGDPFAIAGFHSNTRHDVRYLHVKGYGERWSDDVKARLAAMQAGYSTRIGAAMRHAAHYLSARPAEKKLMLILTDGRPSDVDVHDERLLLEDARQAVKELDREGIFPYCISLDPRADEYVADIFGRQYSVIDHVGRLPERLPQLFMALTK, encoded by the coding sequence ATGACCGAGACCGCCTACCAGCACCCCCTGATGGCCGCCTACTGGCGGCAGCTCGACACCCGCTTCGCGGAGGTGGAGGAGGTGTTCGAGGACGTCATGACGGAAGCCTTGTCGGTGCTCACGCTCGACGGCGTCGACGCCTACCTCGAAGCCGGCCGCGTGATCGGCAAGCTCGGACGCGGCGTCGAGCCCATGCTCGCCTTCCTGGAGGAATGGCCGTCGGCCGCGCGCGCGGTGGGCGAGGCCGCGCTGCCGGCGGTGATGGCCTTCGTCATGCGCATGCAGAAGTCGCCCAACGGCCGCGCGATCGCGCCCTTCCTGCAGACGCTGGCGCCGGTCGCGAAGCGGCTGCAGGCCGCCGAGCAGCTGCAGCGCTACCTCGACGTCGCGCTCGATTTCATGGAGCGCACCACCGGCTCGATCCACGGCCACCACACCACGTTCCCAAGCCCGGGGCTGCCCGAATTCTTCGCGCAGGCGCCCAATCTCCTCGCCCAGCTCACGCTCGCGGGGCTGAAGAATTGGGTCGAGTACGGCATTCGCAACTACGCTACCCACCCCGAGCGGCAGCAGGACTACTTCAGCCTGCAGTCGGCCGACGCCCGTGCGGTGCTGCAGCGCGAGCGGCACGGCACCCTGCTCGTCGACGTCGAGCGCAAGCTCGACCTTTACCTGCGCGGGCTGTGGCGGGACCACGACCACCTGGTGCCCTATTCGACCGCGTTCGACGAGCTGAGGAAGCCGGTCCCCTACTACGACCGGCTCGGCATCCGCCTGCCCGATGTCTACGACGACCTCATCCTCCCCGCAGCCGTACCCCCCTCTCCCGCGAGCGGGAGAGGGGCCGGGGGAGAGGGTGCTAGCGTGGGCGCTCCCTCTCCCGGCCCTTCGGGCCACCTCCTCCCCCGAGCGGGAGAGGGGGCGGTCGTCATCAGCGGCCTCGACCGCTACCGCGCCGCGCTCGCCCACATGGTCGGCCACCGCCGCTGGTCCGAGGCGCAGATCGCGGACAACTGGAGTCCGTTCCAGCGCATGGCGGTCGAGTTCTTCGAGGACTGTCGCGTCGAGACGCTCCTGATGCGTGAATACCCGGGGCTCAGGCGGATTTTCCTCGCGCTGCACCCGAGGCCCGTCGAGGACGCGTGCGATCCCGGGACGACCTCGTGCCTGCGGCACCGCCTGGCGATGCTGTCGCGCGCGCTGCTCGATCCGGACCACGGCTACGCCGACGCCGATCTCAACGACTTCGTCGCCCGCTTTCACGCCCTGATGAAGGGCGGCGAGGCGAGCACCGGCGAGGTGGCGAGCCTCGCGCTGTCCTACGTCGCCCGGACGCGTCGCCCGAGCGACCAGTTCGCGAAGGTCCACTTCGACGCCACCGTCGTCGACTACCGCGACGACAACCGCCAGCTGTGGAAATTCATCGAGGCGGGCGACGAGGAGGAGGCGTTCGATCAGAAAAGAAAGATCGAGCCGGGCGAGGAGATCCGGGGCCTGCCGCCGCGCCACTACCCCGAGTGGGACTACGCGAGCCAGACCTACCGCCCCGACTGGGCGAGCGTCTACGAGGCGCTGCATCCGGCCGGCAACGCCGCCGACATCGACCGCCTGCTGGCCAAGCACGGCGCGCTCGCCAAGCGGCTGAAGAAGATGCTCGACCTGCTGAAGCCGCAGGACAAGGTGCGCGTGCGCTACCAGGAGGAGGGCAGCGAGCTCGACCTCGACGTCGCGATCCGCTCGCTGATCGACTTCAGGGGCGGCGCCACGCCCGATCCGCGCATCAACATGAGCCACAAGACCTCCGGCCGCGACATTGCGGTGATGCTGCTGCTCGACCTGTCCGAGTCGCTGAACGAGAAGGCGGCAGGCTCCGACCAGACCATCCTCGAGCTCAGCCAGGAGGCGGTGTCGCTGCTGGCCTGGTCGATCGAGCAACTGGGCGACCCCTTCGCCATCGCCGGCTTTCACTCCAACACGCGCCACGACGTGCGCTACCTGCACGTCAAGGGCTATGGCGAGCGCTGGAGCGACGACGTCAAGGCGCGGCTCGCCGCCATGCAGGCCGGCTACTCCACCCGCATCGGCGCGGCGATGCGTCACGCCGCCCACTACCTGTCCGCGCGCCCGGCCGAGAAGAAACTGATGCTGATCCTCACCGACGGCCGTCCGTCCGACGTCGACGTCCACGACGAACGCCTGTTGCTGGAGGATGCCCGCCAGGCCGTCAAGGAACTCGACCGCGAGGGCATCTTCCCGTACTGCATCAGCCTCGACCCGAGGGCCGACGAATATGTCGCCGACATCTTCGGACGTCAGTACAGCGTGATCGACCACGTCGGGCGGCTGCCCGAGCGGCTGCCGCAGCTCTTCATGGCGCTGACGAAGTAG
- a CDS encoding sensor domain-containing protein — translation MTESPSQQSDRKPAFLTPLALVLLVLGVGFFSGYWGHEEADAGGEILASATLAILLGGALFAIFYVLTQRAQKRFAHAQAELQRSEARFRALVESSSDLIWEVDADGVYTYVSPKIRDLLGYMPEEVIGRTPFDLMAPAEAERVRMMFNAIAASRQAGFGIENVNRHKDGRVVVLETNAVPIFGARGDLLGYRGMDRDITARKEVETALRQSQDNLAEAQRIAALGSWDWDIAKGILRWSDGIYRIFGLSREDFGATYEAFLEIVHPDDRTRIRQAVNETLEHGRPYVMEHRIIRPDGSERVVQERGEVSRGPDGSPLRMVGTVQDVTEQREAELRLHQAAKVFENTSEGVMITDAEQRIIAVNQAFTRITGYAEDEVIRREPKLLQSGRHDDAYYRQMWDAIQSRGRWQGEIWNRRKDGVDYPEWLNISVVRDDAGAVINYIGVFSDISSIKEAQGKLEYTAHHDALTGLPNRLLFRDRLEQALAMARRNGGGVALLFVDLDRFKVINDTLGHEAGDLLLQEVARRLLGCVREEDTVARMGGDEFVVIQKDVSQPESAALLSARMLAAIGTPFTLAGHEIVTSLSIGISLYPQDGRDASTLLKNADAAMYRAKEKGRNGYQYYSDEMASAGIERLELESDLRQALQRGELRVHYQPQVELASGRLVGAEALVRWQHGSRGMIPPAVFIPMAEDNGMIGAIGEWVLDTACADAAAWHAAGLPALRVAVNVSGRQIGGDHVADRVAAALRSSGLAPQLLEIEVTESVVMQDAARAISTLNALRDMGVTLAIDDFGTGYSSLSYLKRFPLDKLKIDKSFVDGMVDDPDDAAIVMAIIAMAQSLRHTVIAEGVETEAQVARLRAYGCDEMQGYFVSPPLPAEAFAEFLRDASAARGDGLS, via the coding sequence ATGACCGAGTCCCCTAGCCAGCAATCCGACCGCAAGCCCGCCTTCCTGACGCCGCTGGCACTGGTGCTGCTCGTTCTCGGCGTGGGCTTCTTCAGCGGCTATTGGGGGCACGAGGAGGCGGACGCCGGCGGCGAGATTCTGGCGTCCGCGACGCTGGCGATCCTGCTTGGGGGCGCGCTCTTCGCCATCTTCTACGTGCTCACCCAAAGGGCGCAGAAACGCTTCGCTCATGCGCAGGCCGAGCTCCAGCGGAGCGAGGCACGCTTCCGTGCGCTCGTCGAAAGCTCGAGCGACCTGATCTGGGAAGTCGACGCCGATGGCGTGTATACGTACGTCAGCCCGAAGATCCGCGACCTGCTCGGCTATATGCCCGAGGAGGTCATCGGCAGGACGCCATTCGACCTCATGGCGCCCGCGGAAGCCGAGCGCGTGCGCATGATGTTCAACGCGATTGCCGCCTCGCGGCAGGCGGGCTTCGGCATCGAAAACGTCAATCGCCACAAGGATGGCCGCGTGGTCGTGCTTGAGACAAACGCCGTGCCGATCTTCGGCGCCCGTGGCGACCTGCTCGGCTATCGCGGCATGGACCGCGACATCACCGCGCGCAAGGAGGTCGAGACGGCGCTGCGCCAGAGCCAGGACAACCTCGCCGAAGCGCAGCGCATCGCCGCCCTGGGCAGCTGGGATTGGGACATCGCGAAGGGCATCCTGCGCTGGTCAGACGGGATCTACCGGATCTTCGGGCTGTCGCGCGAGGATTTCGGCGCGACCTACGAGGCCTTCCTCGAGATCGTTCATCCGGACGATCGCACCCGCATTCGGCAGGCGGTCAACGAGACCCTGGAGCACGGCCGGCCATACGTGATGGAGCATCGCATCATTCGGCCCGACGGCTCCGAGCGCGTGGTGCAGGAGCGCGGCGAAGTCAGTCGGGGCCCGGATGGCAGTCCGCTTCGCATGGTGGGGACGGTGCAGGACGTCACCGAGCAAAGGGAGGCCGAACTGCGTCTGCACCAGGCAGCCAAGGTGTTCGAGAACACCAGCGAGGGCGTCATGATCACCGATGCGGAGCAGCGCATCATCGCGGTGAACCAGGCGTTCACGCGAATCACCGGTTATGCCGAGGACGAGGTCATCCGGCGGGAGCCGAAGCTCCTGCAGTCGGGCCGCCACGATGACGCCTATTATCGGCAGATGTGGGACGCGATCCAGTCCCGGGGGCGCTGGCAGGGGGAGATCTGGAACCGGCGCAAGGACGGCGTGGACTATCCGGAGTGGCTCAACATCAGCGTCGTACGCGACGATGCGGGTGCCGTCATCAATTACATCGGCGTCTTCTCGGACATCAGCTCCATCAAGGAAGCCCAGGGCAAGCTCGAATACACGGCTCACCACGACGCGCTGACCGGCCTGCCGAACCGGCTGCTGTTCCGCGACCGTCTCGAGCAGGCGCTTGCCATGGCGCGCCGCAACGGCGGCGGCGTGGCGCTGCTTTTCGTCGATCTCGACCGCTTCAAGGTCATCAACGATACGCTGGGGCACGAAGCGGGCGACCTGCTGCTGCAGGAAGTGGCGCGGCGGCTGCTTGGATGCGTGCGCGAGGAGGATACGGTCGCCCGCATGGGCGGGGACGAGTTCGTGGTAATCCAGAAGGACGTGTCCCAGCCCGAGTCCGCGGCCTTGCTCTCGGCGCGGATGCTTGCCGCGATCGGGACCCCCTTCACGCTCGCCGGCCACGAGATCGTCACCAGCCTCAGCATCGGCATCAGCCTGTACCCGCAGGACGGACGGGATGCCAGCACGCTGCTGAAGAATGCCGACGCGGCCATGTACCGTGCCAAGGAAAAGGGCCGCAACGGCTACCAGTACTATTCCGATGAAATGGCCTCGGCCGGAATCGAGCGCCTCGAGCTCGAAAGCGATCTCCGCCAGGCGCTGCAGCGCGGCGAACTGCGGGTGCACTACCAGCCCCAGGTCGAGCTGGCGAGCGGACGCCTCGTCGGCGCGGAGGCGCTGGTCCGCTGGCAGCACGGCTCGCGCGGGATGATCCCGCCTGCCGTGTTCATTCCGATGGCCGAGGACAATGGCATGATCGGCGCCATCGGCGAGTGGGTGCTCGACACCGCGTGCGCCGACGCCGCGGCGTGGCATGCGGCGGGGCTGCCGGCGCTCCGGGTCGCGGTGAACGTGTCGGGGCGGCAGATCGGCGGCGACCACGTGGCCGACCGGGTCGCCGCGGCGCTGCGGTCCTCCGGCCTTGCGCCGCAGTTGCTGGAGATCGAGGTGACCGAAAGCGTCGTCATGCAGGACGCGGCGCGCGCCATTTCGACGCTGAATGCCCTCAGGGACATGGGCGTCACGCTGGCGATCGATGATTTCGGCACCGGCTACTCGTCGCTCAGCTACCTGAAGCGCTTTCCGCTCGACAAGCTCAAGATCGACAAGTCCTTCGTGGACGGCATGGTGGACGATCCCGATGACGCCGCCATCGTCATGGCCATCATCGCCATGGCGCAGAGCCTGCGCCACACCGTGATCGCCGAGGGCGTGGAAACCGAGGCGCAGGTCGCGCGCCTGCGTGCCTACGGCTGCGACGAAATGCAGGGCTATTTCGTCAGCCCGCCGCTGCCGGCCGAGGCGTTTGCCGAGTTCCTGCGCGATGCGAGCGCGGCGCGAGGGGACGGCCTCTCCTGA
- a CDS encoding NUDIX domain-containing protein yields MSAGRRPSSRPPAFSAGVVVVRRDAEGWRLLLLRAYRDWDFPKGALERGESPLDAAIREAEEEAALRDLAFRWGDAYCETAPYGRGKVARYYLAETSETGITLPVSPTLGRPEHHEGRWVGLDEAARLLPPRLQPILAWARARLGA; encoded by the coding sequence ATGAGCGCCGGACGGCGCCCATCTTCCCGGCCGCCAGCCTTCTCAGCCGGGGTCGTCGTCGTCCGTCGCGATGCGGAAGGCTGGCGCTTGCTGCTGCTGCGTGCCTACCGCGACTGGGATTTTCCCAAGGGCGCGCTGGAGCGCGGCGAATCCCCGCTCGACGCCGCGATCCGGGAAGCCGAGGAGGAGGCCGCGCTGCGCGATCTCGCGTTCCGCTGGGGCGACGCCTATTGCGAAACCGCACCCTACGGGCGCGGCAAGGTGGCGCGCTATTACCTGGCCGAAACATCAGAAACCGGCATCACCCTGCCCGTCTCGCCCACCCTGGGACGTCCGGAGCATCACGAGGGACGCTGGGTCGGGCTGGACGAGGCGGCGCGGCTCCTGCCGCCGCGCCTGCAGCCGATCCTCGCGTGGGCGCGCGCCCGCCTCGGGGCCTGA